Proteins from a genomic interval of Blastopirellula marina:
- a CDS encoding protein kinase domain-containing protein, producing MSLDETQKQTPGQLSAAKHLSRPKGRPPCEIPGYDLDSLLGRGAYGEVWVATDQNTGRRVAIKIYHHRGALDESLIASEVEKLVFLSADRYVVQLLEVGWNAEPPYYVMEYLPNGSLEDLLRRGGAMEIEAAIQTFKDVVIGLLHAHGKGIFHCDLKPANILLDQDGKARIADFGQSRLSNDQRPALGTLFFMAPEQADIEASPDVRWDVYALGALLYTMLVGEPPFRSSSSVGEIDSTSGLRDRLEKYRRVIAISPPPEAHKKIRGIDRELVHLIDRAIAVNPRERYRNVQEIFDALNERERNRYRRPLILLGILGPAILLTIGLFFGWQNYKAVMRTSENAMIAKTYESNRFAAELAATNVSNAIEDRFKEVERLATDPEFVDLYLNTVYDPDLSKLLEKLHEERATGANQTPERIAFQEHPKRQALQKRIRAQFELPSQKNTASWFVTDAQGFHIASSFDVDPSVSPIGGYFGYRTYFHGGSADLAPTDPTPEPIHDTHLSAVFLSTASGTWKVAMSTPLRTNGKIVGIVAMSIDVGKFTSLEPAEHQFAVLVDGRDAPTQGVILQHPLFDKLLEQGEIVPIRFSEEDKYRVKLGKFEAGIPVVGQDPIGRDNLGKEYDKSWIFAAKRVSLPHRTQQTEQDPGSTGLVVVVQEDHRFAVKPIYELGDQLSRQAILAASLIILVILTLWYFVVRALRRVKVGAMAIGDTSSVIPPHELTTIIAPAKTGKKP from the coding sequence ATGAGCCTCGACGAAACGCAAAAACAAACTCCGGGGCAACTAAGTGCGGCGAAACATCTCAGCCGCCCCAAGGGTCGCCCCCCTTGTGAGATACCTGGCTACGATCTGGATTCGTTGTTGGGGCGCGGAGCTTACGGCGAGGTCTGGGTCGCCACCGACCAGAACACCGGTCGCCGGGTCGCCATCAAAATCTACCACCACCGTGGGGCCCTGGACGAAAGCTTGATTGCGTCGGAAGTCGAGAAACTCGTCTTCCTGTCGGCCGATCGCTACGTCGTCCAGTTACTGGAAGTGGGCTGGAACGCGGAACCTCCCTATTATGTCATGGAATACCTTCCCAATGGTTCGCTGGAAGATCTCCTGCGTCGAGGGGGAGCCATGGAAATCGAGGCCGCGATTCAAACGTTCAAAGACGTCGTCATTGGTCTGTTGCATGCTCACGGGAAAGGCATTTTCCATTGTGATCTGAAGCCGGCCAATATCCTATTGGACCAGGACGGAAAGGCACGTATCGCCGATTTCGGCCAATCGCGGCTCTCTAACGACCAGCGACCGGCTCTGGGAACCTTGTTCTTCATGGCCCCGGAACAAGCCGATATCGAGGCCTCGCCCGACGTACGCTGGGATGTGTATGCATTAGGGGCCCTGCTCTATACGATGCTGGTTGGCGAGCCTCCGTTTCGCTCTTCTTCCAGTGTTGGAGAAATAGACTCGACATCAGGGCTACGCGATCGCCTGGAAAAATACCGCCGGGTCATTGCGATTTCCCCTCCGCCAGAGGCACACAAGAAGATCCGCGGTATCGATCGCGAACTGGTCCATCTCATCGACCGGGCCATTGCGGTCAATCCACGCGAACGATATCGCAATGTTCAGGAAATCTTCGATGCGTTGAACGAGCGAGAGCGCAATCGTTACCGCCGCCCACTTATCCTGCTGGGGATCTTGGGGCCGGCCATCCTGCTGACCATTGGCCTGTTCTTCGGCTGGCAGAACTACAAGGCTGTCATGCGTACCAGCGAAAACGCCATGATTGCCAAGACGTACGAAAGCAATCGTTTCGCGGCCGAGTTAGCCGCCACGAACGTCTCCAACGCGATCGAAGATCGCTTCAAAGAGGTGGAACGTCTTGCAACGGACCCCGAATTCGTCGACCTCTATCTCAATACCGTTTACGATCCAGACCTGAGCAAGCTACTGGAAAAGCTACACGAAGAGCGGGCCACCGGGGCAAATCAGACCCCCGAACGCATTGCGTTTCAAGAACACCCCAAGCGGCAAGCGTTGCAGAAGCGAATCCGCGCCCAGTTCGAGCTTCCTTCGCAAAAGAACACGGCCAGTTGGTTCGTGACCGATGCCCAAGGATTTCATATCGCCTCGTCGTTCGACGTCGATCCGTCCGTGTCGCCCATTGGTGGTTATTTCGGCTATCGAACGTATTTCCACGGGGGCAGTGCCGATCTCGCGCCGACAGACCCTACGCCAGAGCCGATCCACGATACGCACCTTTCGGCCGTGTTCCTCAGTACCGCGTCGGGGACGTGGAAGGTCGCCATGTCGACTCCCCTGCGTACCAATGGCAAGATCGTGGGGATCGTGGCGATGTCGATCGACGTTGGGAAGTTCACGAGCCTGGAACCGGCCGAACATCAGTTTGCCGTTTTGGTCGACGGACGCGACGCCCCCACCCAAGGAGTCATCCTGCAGCACCCCCTCTTTGACAAGTTGCTCGAACAAGGCGAAATCGTCCCGATCCGCTTTTCGGAAGAGGACAAGTACCGCGTTAAGCTTGGCAAGTTCGAAGCCGGAATTCCGGTCGTTGGCCAAGATCCGATTGGTCGCGACAACCTCGGCAAAGAGTATGACAAGTCGTGGATCTTCGCTGCTAAGCGTGTCTCGCTGCCTCATCGAACGCAACAAACCGAGCAAGACCCCGGTTCCACCGGCCTGGTCGTGGTGGTGCAGGAAGACCACCGGTTTGCCGTGAAACCGATCTACGAACTGGGCGATCAGCTTTCGCGACAGGCCATCCTGGCGGCCAGCTTGATTATTCTCGTCATTCTGACGCTATGGTATTTTGTGGTAAGGGCTCTGCGTCGCGTGAAAGTCGGAGCCATGGCCATCGGCGATACAAGCAGTGTCATTCCACCCCATGAATTGACGACGATTATCGCGCCGGCCAAGACAGGCAAGAAACCATAA
- a CDS encoding amidohydrolase family protein: MLCPPRRLRSLWCLLVVIASGASVAYGQNDETDPPLDGENGRPLAIGEFRPEAMLKVRQTNLTRAKFPVVDDHTHFRYRLKHSPEQLDDFVGVMDRNNIALCVSLDGKLGDDFDAHAKYLWTKYPDRFLIYANIDWQGDGDAEKPETWACQRPEFGRRMALELAEVKKKGASGLKLFKQFGLGYKDADGSLLKIDDPRWDPIWKACGELGLPVIIHTADPEAFFRPIDKTNERWEELSRHPDWSFYGDKFPSREELLAARNRVIERHPETIFIGAHMANDSEDLAIVAQWLEKYPNLYVEPASRISELGRQPYTSRDFVMKYQDRILFGTDGPWPEERLHYYWRFFETFDEYFSYSEKVPPPQGLWYIYGIGLPDDVLKKIYHENAARIIPGVDVKLKKYVVFHTEE, translated from the coding sequence ATGCTTTGTCCCCCTCGTCGCCTGCGATCGCTGTGGTGTTTGCTGGTTGTTATTGCCAGCGGTGCGAGCGTCGCTTACGGCCAGAACGATGAGACCGACCCACCGCTGGATGGCGAAAATGGACGTCCGTTGGCCATTGGCGAGTTTCGCCCCGAGGCGATGCTGAAGGTCCGCCAGACGAATCTGACGCGAGCCAAGTTCCCCGTTGTCGACGATCACACCCACTTCCGCTATCGCTTGAAACACTCGCCTGAACAACTAGACGATTTCGTCGGGGTGATGGATCGCAACAATATCGCGTTATGTGTTAGTCTCGATGGAAAGCTGGGGGACGACTTCGACGCTCATGCCAAATACCTGTGGACCAAGTATCCCGATCGGTTTCTGATTTACGCGAATATCGACTGGCAAGGGGATGGAGACGCTGAGAAGCCTGAGACATGGGCCTGTCAGCGTCCCGAGTTTGGTCGGCGAATGGCCCTGGAACTGGCTGAAGTGAAGAAGAAAGGGGCCAGCGGGCTCAAGCTTTTCAAGCAGTTTGGGCTGGGATACAAGGATGCCGACGGATCGCTGTTGAAGATTGATGATCCTCGCTGGGACCCCATCTGGAAAGCCTGCGGCGAGTTGGGGCTGCCGGTGATCATTCATACGGCCGATCCCGAGGCCTTCTTCCGCCCGATCGACAAAACGAACGAACGCTGGGAAGAGTTATCGCGACATCCCGACTGGAGTTTCTACGGCGATAAGTTCCCGTCGCGGGAAGAACTGCTGGCGGCACGCAATCGGGTGATCGAGCGTCACCCCGAGACAATCTTCATTGGAGCCCACATGGCAAACGACTCGGAAGACCTGGCCATCGTGGCCCAGTGGCTCGAGAAATACCCGAATCTTTACGTCGAACCAGCATCGCGCATATCGGAACTGGGACGCCAGCCATACACGTCGCGTGATTTCGTGATGAAGTACCAGGATCGGATACTGTTCGGTACCGATGGTCCCTGGCCGGAAGAACGCCTGCACTACTACTGGCGGTTCTTCGAGACCTTCGACGAATATTTCTCCTACTCCGAGAAAGTCCCGCCACCGCAAGGGCTGTGGTACATCTACGGCATAGGATTGCCGGATGATGTTTTGAAGAAGATCTACCACGAAAACGCCGCGCGGATTATCCCCGGGGTCGATGTGAAGTTGAAGAAGTACGTCGTCTTTCACACCGAAGAGTAA
- a CDS encoding bifunctional folylpolyglutamate synthase/dihydrofolate synthase, with product MTFVATTRFRSEKVTSLDASQSVTDSQQYQEALDWLFQRINYERTTDIPYRSRNFKLDRMQAFLQRLGDPQNQLKIVHVAGTKGKGSTSAFLSNILWKAGYHVGRFTSPHLERLEERYWLDGGNCTAEDIIGLVNAVRPVVAQMDESASADDRLTFFEITTAMGFLLFAERGVDFAVIEVGLGGRLDSTNVCQPLLCIITSISRDHTALLGNTLAEIAGEKAGIIKPGIPVVSGVMAAEAQQVIIDVSRRNDSTLEQLGDQFTSVPLPDSWQKAEAAGLFQQAFEFQWHAKPKQQLAIGVKGDHQVANAGLAIAAVEKLREMGHAIPPEALPTGLITTQLPARIECLSERPVVIVDAAHNDASAAALVTVLNKHFPDRRRHLVFASSGDKDHAAVLSHLLGVFHQAWLTKYGFSSRATSPEQLLKVIESIECDRSLPIYTADEAKVAFHEALAATGKDDVLVVTGSFFIAAEFKRFWREMGADTQPAASPATR from the coding sequence GTGACATTCGTTGCCACTACCCGCTTCCGCTCCGAGAAAGTCACCTCGTTGGACGCCAGTCAATCCGTTACCGATTCGCAACAGTACCAGGAAGCACTGGACTGGTTGTTTCAGCGGATCAATTACGAGCGAACCACCGACATTCCCTACCGGTCGCGGAATTTCAAGCTCGATCGGATGCAGGCCTTCCTGCAGCGACTGGGGGACCCCCAAAACCAGCTAAAGATCGTGCACGTCGCCGGTACGAAGGGAAAGGGATCGACCTCGGCGTTTCTTTCCAACATTCTGTGGAAAGCAGGCTACCATGTCGGGCGGTTCACCTCGCCCCACCTAGAGAGGCTTGAAGAACGTTATTGGCTCGACGGAGGGAACTGCACTGCCGAGGACATTATCGGGCTGGTGAATGCCGTTCGCCCGGTTGTGGCTCAGATGGACGAGTCCGCCAGCGCCGACGACCGTCTGACTTTCTTTGAGATAACCACGGCGATGGGCTTTCTGCTGTTTGCCGAGCGAGGCGTGGACTTTGCTGTGATCGAAGTGGGCTTGGGTGGCCGACTCGATTCGACCAACGTGTGCCAACCACTGCTGTGCATCATTACCAGTATCAGCCGCGATCATACGGCCCTTTTAGGAAACACTCTCGCAGAGATTGCCGGAGAGAAAGCTGGGATCATCAAGCCAGGCATCCCGGTCGTCAGTGGTGTGATGGCCGCGGAAGCTCAGCAGGTGATCATCGACGTTTCCCGGCGGAACGATTCGACGCTCGAACAACTCGGCGATCAGTTTACCAGTGTTCCTTTGCCCGACTCTTGGCAGAAAGCGGAGGCCGCTGGGCTCTTTCAGCAGGCGTTTGAATTCCAGTGGCACGCGAAACCGAAGCAGCAGCTGGCAATTGGCGTTAAGGGAGATCACCAGGTTGCCAACGCTGGGCTGGCCATTGCAGCCGTTGAAAAGCTGCGCGAGATGGGGCACGCGATTCCGCCGGAAGCCCTGCCGACCGGGCTGATCACAACGCAACTGCCAGCACGCATTGAATGTTTATCGGAGCGTCCGGTGGTAATAGTCGATGCGGCTCACAACGATGCTTCAGCTGCTGCGCTGGTAACGGTTTTGAATAAGCATTTCCCGGATCGACGGCGTCACCTGGTCTTTGCTTCCAGTGGCGATAAGGATCATGCCGCCGTTCTCTCGCATTTGCTCGGGGTGTTTCATCAGGCCTGGCTCACTAAATATGGTTTCAGCAGCAGGGCCACCAGTCCCGAACAGCTTCTGAAGGTGATCGAGTCGATCGAGTGCGATCGCTCGCTGCCGATATATACGGCCGACGAGGCCAAGGTCGCGTTTCATGAAGCGTTGGCAGCGACCGGTAAGGACGATGTGCTGGTCGTCACTGGTTCGTTCTTTATCGCGGCCGAGTTCAAACGCTTCTGGCGCGAGATGGGTGCCGATACGCAGCCGGCGGCTTCTCCGGCGACGCGGTAG
- a CDS encoding adenylate/guanylate cyclase domain-containing protein, whose protein sequence is MAELFARDTLSSQRWRRRLVPNQPFVLGRSTPSYPISWDKQVSSKHAQLNWNGVQLEIRKFEEAGNPIFYDSRPRISFMLDPGEHFVIGHTEFLLEDSEPTMPLPHRSPRTEVTIRPEEIRRTSFRKTPGRIEMLTDLVSKMTASTDHEQLITITLQQLLHGIPHATDVQLLEQTTKDEPHSFSPIAWDSRDGVSTPGGSSQSLIENAIGSQMCVLHVWPNEPDPADAEFTQIAGHDWAMCIPLEIKLHQAAALYISGRRARLEGNLSEVEILQDDIKFAELVGSTFANLSRNMALERRQSQLNQFFTPGLLDQVSTDIESYLAPREAGLMVLFCDLRGFSTATEENIDRLIPYLHQTSETLSIITSAILAQQGVIGDFHGDAVMGFWGWPIATSENPLGCIQAAWEIVQALAGTEFLCSDTPAQAGIGIAAGQAVAGMIGSRDQVKVTAFGPPVNLASRIEGMTKPLGIPLLLDEQAAVQLQSHPSMPPNTFLRLGSFRLSGLRQTTQIFTINSGELPWLPNFSQGLISFEEGNWPRAISTLESLPMQFGPRNLLLQFMQSYENQCPADWSGTIERHTK, encoded by the coding sequence ATGGCTGAATTGTTCGCCCGAGATACGCTTTCCTCGCAGCGTTGGCGACGACGGCTGGTTCCCAATCAGCCGTTTGTCCTGGGGCGTTCGACACCGTCCTATCCCATCTCGTGGGACAAGCAGGTCTCGTCGAAGCATGCCCAACTGAACTGGAACGGCGTGCAGTTGGAGATCCGGAAGTTCGAAGAAGCTGGCAACCCGATCTTTTATGATTCGCGGCCGCGTATCTCGTTCATGCTCGACCCAGGCGAGCATTTCGTCATTGGGCACACCGAGTTTCTTCTGGAAGATTCCGAGCCGACGATGCCGTTGCCGCATCGCAGCCCCCGCACCGAAGTCACCATCCGCCCCGAAGAGATCCGCCGAACCTCTTTTCGCAAAACGCCGGGCCGGATCGAGATGCTGACCGATTTGGTCTCGAAGATGACCGCTTCGACCGACCACGAACAGCTCATCACGATCACACTACAGCAGCTTTTACATGGCATTCCGCACGCCACCGATGTTCAGCTTCTGGAACAGACCACCAAAGACGAGCCTCATAGCTTCTCCCCGATTGCCTGGGACAGTCGCGACGGCGTATCGACGCCGGGGGGTTCGAGCCAAAGCCTGATCGAGAACGCGATCGGTTCTCAGATGTGTGTCTTGCATGTCTGGCCCAACGAACCCGACCCGGCTGATGCTGAATTCACGCAAATCGCCGGGCATGATTGGGCGATGTGCATTCCCTTGGAAATCAAGCTGCATCAAGCGGCCGCGCTGTACATTTCCGGCAGGCGAGCACGGCTCGAAGGCAATCTATCCGAGGTCGAGATCCTGCAAGACGACATCAAGTTTGCGGAACTGGTCGGTTCGACGTTCGCTAATCTCTCGCGCAACATGGCCCTCGAACGCCGGCAATCGCAGTTGAACCAGTTCTTCACGCCGGGTCTCTTGGATCAGGTTTCGACCGACATTGAAAGTTACCTGGCTCCGCGAGAAGCTGGCTTGATGGTCCTGTTTTGCGACCTGCGGGGTTTCTCGACCGCCACGGAAGAGAACATCGATCGCCTGATTCCTTACCTGCATCAGACCAGCGAAACCCTTTCGATCATTACTTCGGCAATCCTGGCCCAGCAGGGAGTTATCGGCGATTTCCATGGGGACGCGGTCATGGGCTTCTGGGGCTGGCCCATTGCGACATCCGAGAACCCGCTAGGCTGCATTCAAGCTGCCTGGGAGATTGTGCAAGCGCTCGCCGGGACCGAGTTCCTTTGCAGCGATACACCAGCCCAAGCCGGCATTGGTATTGCCGCCGGGCAAGCGGTTGCCGGCATGATCGGTAGCCGCGACCAGGTCAAAGTGACCGCCTTTGGTCCTCCCGTCAATTTGGCTTCGCGAATCGAAGGCATGACCAAACCGCTGGGCATTCCCCTTCTGCTGGATGAACAGGCCGCCGTCCAACTGCAAAGCCATCCGTCGATGCCCCCGAATACGTTCTTACGCCTGGGAAGCTTTCGGCTGTCGGGGCTGCGGCAAACGACGCAGATCTTCACGATCAATTCCGGCGAACTCCCCTGGTTGCCGAATTTTTCGCAGGGGCTGATCTCGTTCGAGGAAGGCAACTGGCCGCGGGCGATCTCGACGCTTGAGTCGCTGCCTATGCAGTTCGGTCCGCGCAACCTTCTGCTGCAGTTTATGCAGAGCTACGAGAATCAATGCCCTGCTGATTGGAGCGGCACCATCGAGCGACACACCAAGTAG